In a single window of the Mucilaginibacter defluvii genome:
- a CDS encoding FAD-dependent oxidoreductase, whose product MIKKLLLLCVSLQCTVCFAETIKTDVLVIGGSASGTAAAIQCARSNVKTMLIETGPWLGGSMTAGGICVLDANRNFQSGIWAEFRRHITSFYKKTPGYDTTLNTVLRYEPYTGAAILKKIADTVKNLTYKLNMPYTNLKKDGTGWEVTITEKNEPITIKARVLIDATELADAATVVGVKFDAGTDSRAQTGEALAPANATSEIQDISFAAIVKDNGRAADRTIKKPEGYNPAAYSCLKGTDVKKLLATSKLPNDKYLINWCANQYTVSVEQLTPENRAQTFKKARLHTLGLIYYLQTVLGYKSFSLEEYNTPDKLPYIPFIREYQRANGILKFTVDDIYQPYSRPNKLYRTYITVGDALPMQAYNDDKNKVNYPPFPAYGIPLTAFVARDAENLVVTEKGLSVSHLANATTADPAVQMTLGQSAGATAAFLAFFKTTTKNLHARVIQGEVLDHKGYIFPISDIPFSDPYFRAVQQVCATGLLQGIFKTEGNRVAMIFQPDSTINTADIKPLLNEYYTRAFIWFNQNKPGEKFTVGNLMSFISDVTLTDPETLKKIMQKNWRTAYKLKTTFDMNRPVTRYEFAALANKFINPFARRVDLTGRVIN is encoded by the coding sequence GATAGGCGGCAGCGCCAGCGGAACAGCAGCGGCCATACAATGCGCGCGCAGCAACGTAAAAACCATGCTGATTGAAACCGGCCCCTGGCTGGGCGGCAGCATGACGGCGGGGGGCATTTGCGTGCTCGACGCGAATAGGAACTTCCAATCAGGCATTTGGGCGGAGTTTCGCAGGCATATCACAAGTTTCTACAAAAAAACACCCGGGTACGATACCACGCTAAACACCGTACTCCGTTACGAGCCCTATACCGGCGCGGCCATCCTGAAAAAAATTGCCGATACGGTTAAAAATCTTACTTATAAACTTAACATGCCCTACACCAATCTTAAAAAAGATGGTACCGGCTGGGAAGTTACCATCACCGAAAAAAATGAACCCATTACCATCAAGGCCCGTGTACTGATTGACGCTACCGAACTGGCTGATGCTGCCACAGTTGTGGGCGTAAAGTTTGATGCCGGTACTGACAGCCGCGCCCAAACCGGTGAAGCGCTGGCCCCGGCTAACGCCACATCTGAAATTCAGGATATAAGCTTTGCCGCGATAGTAAAGGACAACGGCCGGGCGGCTGATCGAACCATAAAAAAACCGGAGGGTTATAATCCCGCGGCGTACAGTTGCCTTAAAGGCACGGACGTAAAAAAACTATTGGCCACAAGCAAACTGCCGAATGATAAATATCTGATCAACTGGTGCGCTAACCAATACACCGTTTCGGTAGAGCAGCTTACGCCCGAAAACCGTGCCCAGACATTTAAAAAAGCGCGGTTGCATACATTAGGACTGATTTATTATCTGCAAACGGTACTGGGTTACAAAAGCTTTAGTTTAGAGGAATATAATACGCCCGATAAATTGCCGTACATTCCCTTTATCCGCGAATACCAGCGGGCAAACGGCATCTTAAAGTTTACCGTTGATGATATTTATCAGCCATATTCGCGGCCAAATAAATTATATCGTACCTATATAACCGTAGGTGATGCCTTGCCGATGCAGGCTTATAATGACGATAAGAACAAGGTGAACTATCCGCCGTTTCCGGCTTATGGTATTCCGCTTACCGCTTTTGTAGCACGTGATGCGGAGAATCTGGTAGTTACGGAAAAAGGCTTATCCGTAAGTCACCTGGCCAATGCCACAACCGCCGACCCTGCCGTGCAGATGACGCTGGGGCAAAGTGCCGGGGCCACTGCCGCTTTCCTGGCGTTTTTTAAAACCACTACTAAAAACCTGCATGCACGCGTTATTCAGGGTGAAGTGTTGGATCATAAAGGATACATTTTTCCAATCAGCGATATTCCTTTCAGCGATCCTTATTTCAGGGCTGTACAGCAGGTATGCGCTACAGGTTTGCTGCAAGGCATTTTTAAAACCGAAGGTAACCGCGTGGCCATGATCTTTCAGCCTGATTCCACCATCAACACAGCCGATATAAAACCTTTACTAAACGAATATTATACACGCGCGTTCATTTGGTTCAACCAAAATAAACCGGGAGAAAAATTTACGGTTGGCAACCTGATGTCGTTCATCAGCGATGTTACCCTGACCGACCCGGAGACGCTTAAAAAGATTATGCAAAAAAACTGGCGGACCGCCTACAAACTTAAAACAACGTTTGATATGAACCGCCCCGTTACCCGCTACGAGTTTGCGGCGCTGGCCAACAAATTCATTAACCCGTTTGCCCGCCGGGTTGACCTTACCGGCCGTGTAATCAATTAA
- the rimP gene encoding ribosome assembly cofactor RimP, protein MNIEQRVTELVEEKIADRPDLFIVSIKFHSNRKLMILVDGDNGIGIDDCVKISRHVGFHLEEENTIETAYNLEVSSPGIDMPLTLPRQYAKNIGRQLSVKTTAGNKREGKLLAADENTVTIEEKVKEKGKKAELVEAVIPVNEINEAKVLISFK, encoded by the coding sequence ATGAATATTGAGCAAAGGGTTACAGAACTTGTTGAAGAGAAGATAGCCGACCGCCCTGACCTGTTCATTGTAAGCATCAAGTTTCACTCGAACAGGAAACTGATGATACTGGTTGATGGTGATAATGGCATCGGCATTGATGATTGTGTAAAGATAAGCCGCCATGTTGGCTTCCACCTGGAAGAAGAAAACACCATTGAAACGGCATATAACCTTGAAGTATCATCACCGGGAATTGATATGCCGCTTACCTTGCCAAGGCAATATGCCAAAAACATAGGCAGGCAGTTATCTGTCAAAACAACCGCAGGTAACAAGCGCGAAGGCAAACTACTGGCCGCTGATGAAAACACGGTGACCATAGAGGAAAAAGTAAAAGAAAAAGGGAAAAAGGCCGAACTGGTTGAAGCCGTTATCCCGGTAAATGAAATAAATGAAGCTAAGGTTTTAATATCATTCAAATAA
- the nusA gene encoding transcription termination factor NusA translates to MSNINLIDSFQEFKDFKNIDRPTMMSVLEDVFRSMIKKKYGTDENCDVIVNTDNGDLEIWRTRQIVEDGFSEDDDLEIELAEAKLIDEDYEVGDEHVEQITLESFGRRAILAARQTLVSKILELEKDEIFKKYKDRVGEIVTGEVYQVWKKETLILDDEGNELLLPKTEQIPADYFKKGDNVKAVVLKVDMMNSNPKIIISRTAPEFLQRLFEQEVPEIFDGLITIKKIVREPGERAKVAVESYDDRIDPVGACVGMKGSRIHGIVRELKNENIDVINFTNNIQLYIQRALSPAKITSIKLDDEKKTAAVYLKPDQVSLAIGRGGHNIKLAGKLTGYEIDVYREADELEEDVDIEEFSDEIDSWILDEFKRVGLDTAKSVLALSVGELVKRTDLEEETIKEVLSILQAEFE, encoded by the coding sequence ATGAGCAATATTAATTTAATTGACTCTTTTCAGGAGTTCAAAGATTTTAAGAACATTGACCGCCCTACCATGATGAGCGTGCTTGAAGACGTTTTCAGAAGCATGATCAAAAAGAAGTATGGCACCGACGAAAATTGCGACGTAATTGTTAACACCGATAATGGTGACCTGGAAATATGGCGCACACGCCAGATAGTTGAGGATGGTTTTAGTGAAGATGATGACCTGGAGATTGAGCTTGCCGAAGCAAAGCTGATTGACGAGGATTACGAAGTTGGTGATGAGCATGTAGAACAGATCACGCTGGAAAGCTTTGGGCGCCGCGCTATTTTAGCCGCACGCCAAACACTGGTATCAAAAATACTGGAGCTTGAAAAAGACGAGATATTCAAAAAATATAAAGACCGCGTAGGCGAAATTGTAACCGGCGAAGTTTACCAGGTTTGGAAAAAAGAAACCCTGATTTTAGACGATGAAGGCAACGAGCTTTTATTACCTAAAACAGAGCAGATACCTGCCGACTACTTTAAAAAAGGCGACAACGTAAAAGCGGTGGTTTTAAAGGTTGATATGATGAACAGCAACCCGAAGATCATCATCTCGCGTACTGCCCCCGAGTTTTTACAACGCTTGTTTGAGCAAGAAGTACCGGAGATATTCGACGGTTTGATCACCATCAAAAAGATTGTTCGCGAACCGGGCGAGCGCGCCAAGGTTGCCGTAGAATCATATGACGACCGTATTGATCCTGTAGGCGCCTGCGTAGGTATGAAAGGTTCACGTATACATGGTATCGTTCGCGAGTTGAAGAACGAGAACATCGACGTGATCAACTTTACCAACAACATTCAGTTATATATACAGCGTGCCCTTTCACCGGCCAAGATAACTTCGATTAAGCTTGACGATGAGAAGAAAACCGCTGCTGTGTACCTGAAGCCTGATCAGGTTTCATTAGCCATTGGCCGCGGCGGCCACAACATTAAACTGGCCGGTAAGCTTACCGGTTACGAGATTGATGTTTACCGCGAAGCTGATGAATTGGAAGAGGACGTTGATATTGAAGAATTCTCAGACGAGATTGACAGCTGGATACTCGACGAGTTTAAACGCGTTGGTTTAGATACCGCCAAATCAGTTTTAGCCCTTAGCGTTGGCGAACTGGTTAAACGCACTGACCTTGAAGAGGAAACCATAAAAGAAGTACTGTCAATATTGCAAGCGGAATTTGAATAA
- the infB gene encoding translation initiation factor IF-2: MSEDKSIKLIKAVKELNIGMGTIVDFLASKGFKVEKQPMAKLDSDMYTTLLKEFAADKIIKEEAKQISIGKIRKEETPASPEKPAEPRRSKEFDNEEILIKNAGNFTAQPEKTKTAEPAAPEKTEERSDNLPGVKVVGKIDLDSLNKPQPAAPKPVEQPKPAPAPEVKAEVKPEVKPEAPAAAPVKEEKPAAPEQPKQAPVVAENKPAQPQQPKPEAQPAPEQPAAEGDDVIRAKAQRLTGPNIVGKIQLPVNEPKRNPVASSSNPGAADHKRKRKRKEGGGPNQPGGQQGPGQGQGQQGGRPDFRNRGGNHPGGNRPDNRNRNAQPGAPKEEPSEKDIQDQIKATLARLSGAGKSGKFAQRAKFRRQKRDDVAANAEELAMEQEAQSRVLKVTEFVTANELASMMDVQVTQIISTCMSLGMFVSINQRLDAETLTIVADEFGYQVEFVKPEDEEANLEEIDDPADLIPRAPIVTIMGHVDHGKTSLLDFIRNTNVIGGEAGGITQHIGAYEVTLPENKGKITFLDTPGHEAFTAMRARGAQVTDIVIIVIAADDSVMPQTREAINHAQAAGAPIIFAFNKIDKPGANADKVREQLAGMNILVEEWGGKYQSQEISAKSGLNVDKLLEKILLEAELLELKANPNKRAVGTVIEAALDKGRGIVTTVLVQAGRLKVGDPILAGCYSGRVKALTNERGMRVESAGPSTPVQVLGMQGAPTAGDKFNAMDSEPEAREIANKRLQLQREQGLRTQKHITLDEIGRRLAVGNFKELNIIVKGDVDGSIEALSDSLLKLSTEQIQVNIISKAVGQISESDVLLASASDAIIIGFQVRPSGGARKLAEQEQIDIRLYSIIYDAINEIKAAMEGMLAPTFEEKIVANVEIRETFKISKVGTIAGCMVLDGKITRNSKIRIIREGVVIYTGELASLKRYKDDVKEVNAGYECGLNIQNFNNIEVGDIVEAYENVEVKRKL; encoded by the coding sequence ATGTCAGAAGACAAAAGCATAAAATTAATTAAAGCCGTAAAGGAACTGAACATTGGTATGGGTACCATTGTCGATTTTCTTGCTAGCAAAGGGTTTAAAGTTGAAAAACAACCTATGGCAAAGCTGGATAGCGACATGTATACCACCTTGTTAAAGGAATTTGCTGCTGACAAGATCATTAAGGAAGAAGCCAAGCAGATCAGTATCGGCAAGATCAGGAAAGAGGAGACGCCGGCGTCGCCTGAAAAGCCTGCCGAACCGCGTCGCTCTAAGGAGTTCGACAACGAAGAGATATTGATTAAAAACGCGGGCAACTTTACTGCACAACCAGAAAAGACAAAAACTGCTGAACCTGCTGCTCCTGAAAAAACAGAAGAGCGCAGCGATAACCTGCCGGGTGTAAAGGTTGTAGGTAAAATTGACCTTGACAGCCTGAACAAGCCACAGCCTGCAGCGCCAAAACCGGTAGAGCAGCCTAAACCGGCACCGGCACCAGAAGTTAAGGCCGAAGTAAAACCTGAGGTTAAACCGGAAGCACCTGCCGCAGCTCCTGTGAAGGAAGAAAAACCAGCCGCTCCGGAACAGCCTAAACAGGCGCCTGTAGTAGCCGAAAACAAACCGGCGCAGCCACAGCAGCCAAAACCGGAAGCGCAACCTGCACCGGAACAGCCGGCAGCAGAGGGCGACGACGTTATTCGCGCCAAGGCACAACGCCTGACAGGGCCAAACATTGTAGGTAAGATACAACTGCCGGTTAACGAGCCGAAACGTAATCCGGTGGCTTCATCATCAAACCCTGGCGCAGCCGACCATAAACGTAAAAGAAAACGTAAAGAAGGCGGAGGCCCTAACCAACCCGGTGGCCAGCAAGGTCCGGGACAAGGACAAGGCCAGCAAGGCGGTCGTCCGGATTTCAGGAACCGTGGTGGTAATCATCCAGGGGGTAACAGGCCCGACAATCGTAATCGCAACGCGCAGCCGGGTGCTCCGAAAGAAGAACCGTCTGAAAAGGATATACAAGATCAAATTAAGGCAACACTTGCCCGCCTTAGCGGTGCAGGTAAGTCAGGTAAATTTGCGCAGCGGGCTAAATTCCGCCGTCAAAAACGTGATGACGTTGCTGCCAATGCCGAGGAACTGGCAATGGAGCAGGAAGCACAATCAAGGGTACTTAAAGTAACCGAGTTTGTAACGGCTAACGAGCTGGCCTCCATGATGGACGTACAGGTTACGCAGATCATCTCTACCTGTATGAGCCTGGGCATGTTTGTATCCATCAACCAAAGGCTGGATGCGGAAACGCTTACCATTGTGGCTGATGAGTTTGGCTACCAGGTTGAGTTTGTTAAACCGGAAGACGAGGAAGCCAACCTGGAAGAAATCGACGATCCGGCAGACCTGATCCCGCGTGCACCGATTGTTACGATCATGGGGCACGTTGACCACGGTAAAACATCATTGCTCGACTTTATACGCAACACCAACGTAATTGGCGGTGAGGCGGGTGGCATAACCCAGCACATTGGAGCCTACGAGGTTACATTGCCCGAAAATAAAGGTAAGATTACCTTCCTGGATACGCCGGGTCACGAAGCTTTTACGGCGATGCGTGCACGTGGTGCCCAGGTAACAGATATCGTTATTATTGTGATAGCTGCTGACGATAGCGTGATGCCGCAAACCCGCGAGGCTATAAACCACGCGCAGGCTGCAGGTGCTCCAATCATCTTCGCTTTCAATAAAATTGATAAACCGGGCGCCAATGCCGATAAGGTACGTGAGCAACTGGCTGGGATGAACATACTGGTTGAAGAATGGGGCGGTAAATACCAGTCGCAGGAAATTTCAGCCAAATCAGGCCTGAATGTTGACAAGCTGCTTGAAAAAATATTGCTTGAAGCCGAGTTGCTTGAGCTGAAAGCTAACCCTAACAAGCGTGCCGTAGGTACCGTTATCGAGGCTGCCCTTGATAAAGGCCGTGGTATTGTTACTACAGTGCTTGTACAGGCTGGTCGTTTAAAAGTGGGCGACCCTATACTGGCCGGCTGTTACAGCGGCCGTGTTAAGGCGTTAACCAACGAGCGCGGTATGCGTGTGGAATCAGCAGGCCCGTCAACACCGGTACAGGTATTGGGTATGCAGGGCGCCCCTACCGCTGGTGATAAGTTCAACGCGATGGACAGCGAGCCGGAAGCACGTGAAATTGCCAACAAACGTTTGCAATTACAACGTGAACAAGGTTTACGTACGCAGAAGCACATCACACTTGATGAGATCGGCCGTCGTTTGGCAGTGGGTAACTTCAAGGAGCTTAATATCATTGTTAAAGGTGACGTGGATGGTTCAATCGAGGCATTGTCTGACTCATTGCTGAAACTGTCTACCGAGCAGATACAGGTGAACATCATCTCTAAAGCCGTTGGTCAGATCTCAGAGTCTGACGTATTGCTGGCTTCAGCATCTGATGCGATCATCATCGGTTTCCAGGTACGCCCATCAGGCGGTGCCCGTAAACTGGCCGAGCAGGAGCAGATCGACATCAGGCTGTACTCTATCATTTACGACGCGATCAATGAGATCAAGGCGGCGATGGAAGGTATGCTCGCGCCAACCTTTGAAGAGAAGATTGTGGCCAACGTAGAGATACGCGAAACCTTCAAGATCAGCAAAGTGGGTACCATTGCAGGTTGTATGGTACTGGACGGCAAGATCACCCGTAACAGCAAGATACGCATCATCCGCGAGGGTGTGGTAATTTACACCGGCGAACTGGCATCCCTAAAACGTTATAAAGATGACGTGAAAGAAGTGAACGCGGGTTACGAGTGCGGTTTGAACATCCAGAACTTTAACAATATTGAAGTAGGCGACATTGTTGAAGCTTACGAGAACGTTGAAGTAAAACGTAAACTATAA